The Lactuca sativa cultivar Salinas chromosome 2, Lsat_Salinas_v11, whole genome shotgun sequence genome includes a window with the following:
- the LOC128132449 gene encoding uncharacterized protein LOC128132449, translating to MPVWNLSEARGRMISEAEVRLQYGDHPTMFCMLLNHGGKFTDFPGRKYVNGKRHYVDLIDIETFCVHDIDDMMVKLGYIDENLHVEMYYHFRRPLCDLDFGLFALASDDDVRHLAKYVGQHKLIEVYTEHGQTKLHTYSMSPNPSKVRIVEIDCTPKRLFLEWHDTQVEPNDVLTFEPNRNNPPVSPTRNEPSIDKVDMVSDNANIMETEIEHSSDDNSSGDEINSGDDSESQDGDFLLDEDNIIDDVEVDMREFHLNVDPDVEWIGGASKRKNHVVTEDGNEADLEVIDMELFLSDSSSDDGIEGERNKKIKAIRRAHENENAQVSEPFYLYQKFNSSKEFKDMVNQHAIDTRRELDFEKNDKNRVRVVCRGTITSLGGGTGQEVVNEEGKCPWVLLASKWKHDKDWTVKTYVSEHKCLQTRKVRACDYKFLSKQILQLVEANPKIPVKALREQLQRIYKVDISKMKAFRAREAALKIIRDSKPRHHYQA from the exons ATGCCGGTTTGGAATTTAAGTGAAGCACGAGGACGGATGATCAGTGAAGCAGAAGTTCGTCTTCAATATG GTGATCATCCGACCATGTTTTGCATGCTATTAAACCATGGTGGAAAGTTTACTGATTTTCCTGGAAGGAAGTATGTAAACGGAAAGAGACATTACGTTGACTTAATAGACATCGAGACTTTCTGTGTTCACGATATTGATGACATGATGGTGAAACTTGGGTATATCGATGAAAATCTACATGTGGAGATGTACTATCATTTTCGAAGGCCACTGTGCGATTTGGATTTTGGCTTGTTTGCTTTAGCTTCAGATGATGATGTAAGGCATTTAGCAAAATATGTTGGCCAGCATAAGCTAATAGAGGTGTATACAGAGCACGGGCAAACGAAATTACACACATACTCGATGTCACCAAACCCATCTAAGGTACGTATAGTTGAGATTGATTGTACCCCAAAAAGATTGTTTTTGGAATGGCATGATACACAAGTTGAGCCTAATGATGTGTTGACATTTGAGCCTAATAGAAACAACCCTCCTGTTTCACCTACTAGAAATGAGCCTTCAATTGACAAGGTGGACATGGTAAGTGATAATGCAAACATCATGGAAACTGAAATTGAACATAGTAGTGATGATAATAGCAGTGGTGATGAGATCAACAGTGGTGATGATAGTGAGAGTCAAGATGGTGACTTTCTTCTAGACGAAGACAATATCATTGATGATGTTGAAGTTGACATGAGAGAATTCCACTTGAATGTTGACCCAgatgttgagtggattggaggtgCTTCTAAAAGAAAGAATCATGTAGTTACAGAAGATGGGAATGAAGCAGACCTTGAAGTTATAGATATGGAACTTTTCTTGTCCGACTCTTCATCGGATGATGGGATCGAAGGAGAAAGAAACAAAAAGATTAAAGCTATTAGAAGGGCGCATGAGAACGAAAATGCTCAAGTCAGTGAGCCTTTCTATTTATATCAGAAATTTAATTCGTCAAAGGAGTTTAAAGATATGGTTAACCAACATGCAATAGATACAAGAAGGGAGTTGGATTTTGAGAAGAATGATAAAAACAGAGTAAGGGTTGTATGCAGGGGAACCATAACAAGCCTAGGTGGTGGGACCGGTCAAGAAGTAGTCAATGAAGAAGGTAAGTGTCCTTGGGTTCTTTTAGCCAGTAAGTGGAAACACGACAAGGATTGGACAGTTAAAACATATGTTAGTGAACATAAATGTCTTCAAACAAGAAAGGTTAGGGCTTGTGATTACAAGTTTCTTTCAAAGCAAATTCTACAACTGGTGGAAGCAAACCCAAAAATTCCAGTCAAGGCTTTAAGGGAACAACTTCAACGTATCTACAAAGTAGATATTTCTAAGATGAAAGCCTTTAGGGCAAGAGAAGCAGCCTTAAAAATTATCAGGG ACTCAAAACCCAGACACCACTATCAAGCTTGA
- the LOC111899789 gene encoding uncharacterized protein LOC111899789, translating to MEKLYLCVFAMLATCSWAIIVKSHVKYKDPKQPIGVRIMDLMSRMTLEEKIGQMTHIDSYVATPEVMRTYLIGSLSIGGASPPSKEPYPEAWINTINTLQRGSLATRLGIPMMYGIDAVHGNSKVYNATIFPHNIGLGVTRDPELMKKIGAATALEVRATGINYVFAPCVAVCRDPRWGRCFESFSEDPNIVRVMTEIITGLQGDIHSKGQIGFPFVVRQKKVAACAKHYVGDGGTTRGINENNTAIDFHGLKSIHMPPYHDAIRKGVASIMVSYSSWKGVKMHRNHELIAGFLKNALKFKGFVISDFMGIDKLTDPPHADYTWSIQQSISAGLDMIMVGFNYPEFISGLTHLVKKKFIPMSRIDDAVRRILRVKFMMGLFENPFTDFSMAKYLGEQDHRDLAREAVRKSLVLLKNGKFTDVPMLPLPKKSTRILVAGTHADDIGNQCGGWTIEWHGKSGNITKGTTILAAVKNAVDPTTEVVYEEEPSPDFIRSNNFSYAIVVTGEYPYSESVGDSQTLMIPEPGPTTIMNVCGSVECVVVLITGRPVVIEPYVPIMDALVAAWLPGTEGQGVADVLFGDYGFTGKLAHTWFRTVDQLPMNVGDPNYDPLYPFGYGLTTEANRS from the exons ATGGAGAAACTTTATCTGTGTGTTTTTGCCATGTTGGCGACATGTTCTTGGGCTATCATCGTTAAATCCCACGTGAAATACAAAGACCCGAAACAACCAATAGGTGTGCGGATAATGGATTTAATGAGCCGGATGACTTTGGAAGAAAAGATAGGTCAAATGACGCACATAGATAGTTATGTAGCAACACCAGAAGTAATGCGAACTTACTTGATAG GGAGTTTATCAATTGGTGGAGCGAGTCCTCCATCAAAAGAGCCATATCCGGAGGCATGGATTAATACGATAAACACTCTGCAAAGAGGATCATTGGCTACTCGTTTAGGTATACCGATGATGTACGGAATTGATGCTGTCCATGGCAATAGTAAAGTTTACAACGCCACCATTTTCCCACATAATATTGGCCTTGGAGTAACTAG GGACCCTGAATTGATGAAGAAAATTGGAGCAGCGACTGCTCTTGAAGTTCGAGCAACAGGAATCAATTATGTCTTTGCACCTTGTGTCGCAGTATGTAGAGATCCAAGATGGGGTCGTTGCTTTGAGAGCTTTAGTGAAGATCCTAATATTGTTCGAGTCATGACAGAGATAATAACTGGACTTCAAGGAGACATTCATAGTAAAGGTCAAATAGGCTTTCCTTTTGTTGTTCGACA aaaaaaagtTGCAGCTTGTGCCAAGCACTATGTCGGTGATGGTGGAACGACAAGAGGCATCAATGAGAACAACACTGCCATAGATTTTCATGGTTTAAAGAGCATTCATATGCCTCCTTATCATGATGCGATTCGGAAGGGTGTTGCAAGCATCATGGTTTCTTATTCTAGCTGGAAGGGAGTCAAAATGCATAGAAATCATGAACTTATAGCTGGTTTTCTCAAGAACGCTCTGAAATTCAAA GGATTTGTGATCTCGGATTTTATGGGTATTGACAAGCTGACAGATCCGCCTCATGCTGATTACACTTGGTCCATTCAACAAAGCATTTCAGCTGGCTTAGACATG ATCATGGTTGGGTTCAACTACCCAGAATTCATCAGTGGGTTAACACACCTTGTGAAGAAGAAGTTCATCCCAATGAGTCGGATTGATGATGCAGTAAGGAGGATTTTGCGTGTAAAGTTCATGATGGGTTTGTTCGAGAATCCATTCACAGATTTCAGCATGGCAAAATATCTTGGAGAACAG GATCATCGAGATTTGGCTAGGGAAGCAGTAAGGAAATCTTTAGTCTTGCTAAAGAACGGCAAATTTACCGATGTGCCAATGCTTCCCCTTCCGAAAAAGTCAACAAGAATCTTGGTAGCCGGGACCCATGCGGATGACATTGGTAATCAGTGTGGTGGTTGGACCATCGAATGGCATGGGAAAAGTGGTAATATTACAAAAG GAACAACCATTTTAGCAGCAGTGAAAAACGCAGTTGACCCGACAACCGAAGTGGTGTATGAAGAGGAGCCAAGTCCCGATTTTATCAGATCCAACAACTTCTCATATGCAATTGTGGTAACGGGTGAATACCCATATTCAGAGTCGGTTGGAGACAGCCAGACTCTAATGATACCTGAACCTGGGCCCACAACCATCATGAACGTATGTGGGTCTGTGGAGTGTGTGGTGGTGCTAATCACAGGTAGACCTGTAGTGATCGAACCTTATGTTCCTATCATGGATGCTTTGGTGGCTGCATGGCTTCCGGGGACTGAAGGCCAAGGAGTAGCAGATGTTTTATTTGGTGATTATGGTTTTACGGGAAAACTTGCGCATACTTGGTTCAGGACTGTTGATCAGCTCCCTATGAATGTTGGGGACCCAAATTATGACCCGTTGTATCCGTTTGGATATGGGCTCACTACGGAAGCTAACCGGTCTTAG
- the LOC128132450 gene encoding uncharacterized protein LOC128132450 produces MWGLRNVGEIVNVQEVYAGYPNIFSIELHHGGSFTKFPNIRYINGQVRYFDVVDIDEFSVHELDLIMRELGYDGTEIMYYHFRLPNEGFDFGLRALGNDDDVRNLSRVIIEDMEKQDSIRPSSPVVAHEVVTPIQIDVGEGDLGLALTLYKSATPEFSRSKGWKHSKGASSTRKFRRIYVCLGPLKKGFKAGLREFLGLDGAFMKGPFPGQILSAVGVDSNNGTYPLAYAVVESENTSSWKWFLQCLAEDLELYSNSNFTFISDRQKVL; encoded by the exons ATGTGGGGACTTAGAAATGTTGGAGAGATTGTCAACGTTCAAGAAGTTTATG CTGGTTACCCCAACATATTCTCTATTGAACTTCATCACGGAGGGAGTTTCACAAAGTTTCCAAATATCAGGTATATTAATGGCCAAGTAAGGTACTTTGATGTTGTCGACATTGATGAATTTTCTGTTCATGAACTAGACTTGATAATGAGAGAATTAGGGTATGATGGTACTGAAATCATGTATTACCATTTCCGTTTGCCTAATGAAGGATTTGACTTTGGACTCCGAGCATTAGGTAACGATGATGATGTGCGTAATCTCTCACG GGTTATAATAGAAGACATGGAGAAGCAGGATTCCATTAGACCTTCATCACCTGTAGTTGCTCATGAAGTGGTAACTCCAATCCAAATTGATGTTGGTGAGGGTGATTTAGGGTTAGCATTAACCTTATACAAATCAGCAACACCTGAATTTAGTAGGTCTAAAGGTTGGAAACATAGTAAAGGGGCATCGTCAACCAGGAAATTCAGAAGGATATATGTGTGTTTAGGTCCTTTGAAGAAAGGTTTTAAGGCAGGTTTGAGAGAATTTTTAGGCTTAGATGGAGCCTTCATGAAGGGACCTTTCCCAGGTCAAATACTAAGTGCAGTTGGTGTTGATTCCAACAATGGAACCTACCCATTGGCATATGCTGTTGTTGAAAGTGAAAACACTTCAAGTTGGAAATGGTTTCTTCAGTGTCTTGCAGAAGATCTTGAGTTGTATTCAAATTCCAACTTCACCTTTATTAGTGATAGACAGAAGGTACTATAG
- the LOC111896489 gene encoding uncharacterized protein LOC111896489 yields MRIRFKTTEYKEYFWRCATATTIPEFEAVMVELRNYDIEAYQWLLKIPPHHWARSHFSGRAISDMLLNNLCEVFNSKLVKGRDKPIISCLEFIREYLMKRVCNVMKVLNKCQGPLTPTGTRILESNTTLASKYHARWNGGQKYQVKVPWNDQHVVDMEKRECSCRKWELTGIPCKHAVASLNEMADNNEKVGELYTYVHKVYWLDTWKEMYSFKVEPIKGRAMWPKSDCPTTLVPPPHNKAIGRPKKKRRITAEERIEIQQRKRQANSQSQNDNETQSLSRKFLTVTCSKCKQKGHNARTCKAKDGN; encoded by the exons ATGAGGATCAGATTTAAGACTACAGAATACAAGGAGTATTTTTGGAGGTGTGCTACAGCCACCACCATACCAGAGTTTGAAGCTGTAATGGTAGAGCTAAGGAATTATGACATAGAAGCATATCAGTGGCTCTTGAAAATCCCTCCACATCATTGGGCTAGAAGTCATTTTTCAG GAAGGGCAATTTCAGACATGTTATTGAATAACCTTTGTGAAGTGTTCAATAGCAAACTTGTTAAAGGGAGAGACAAACCCATTATCAGTTGTTTGGAGTTCATCAGAGAGTACCTTATGAAGAGAGTATGCAATGTGATGAAGGTGTTAAACAAGTGTCAAGGTCCATTAACTCCAACTGGTACTAGGATTTTGGAATCAAACACAACACTAGCTAGTAAGTATCATGCACGATGGAATGGGGGACAAAAGTATCAGGTTAAAGTTCCATGGAATGATCAACATGTGGTGGACATGGAGAAAAGGGAGTGTAGTTGTAGAAAGTGGGAGCTTACTGGAATTCCTTGCAAACATGCAGTTGCAAGCCTAAATGAAATGGCAGACAATAATGAAAAGGTGGGAGAACTATACACCTATGTGCATAAGGTGTATTGGCTTGATACATGGAAAGAGATGTACTCCTTCAAGGTGGAGCCTATCAAAGGTAGAGCCATGTGGCCTAAGAGTGACTGCCCAACAACTCTTGTGCCTCCACCACACAACAAAGCTATAGGCAGGCCAAAAAAGAAAAGAAGGATTACAGCAGAGGAAAGGATTGAAATCCAGCAACGTAAGAGGCAAGCAAACAGTCAAAGTCAAAATGATAATGAAACTCAATCACTGAGCAGGAAGTTTTTGACTGTGACATGTAGTAAGTGTAAGCAAAAGGGTCACAATGCCAGGACCTGCAAGGCCAAAGATGGGAATTGA